Proteins found in one Cellulomonas palmilytica genomic segment:
- a CDS encoding SPFH domain-containing protein — MGFADKLRGQFIDIVEFLDDSRDTIVWRFPRQGNEIKNQAQLIVREGQVAVFESEGQIADVFGPGHYTLETKNLPILSTLKGWKYGFNSPFKAEVYFVATRQFTDFTWGTQHPITLRDPEFGMVRLRAFGTYALQVSDPSALLRQLVGTDSNFRTDEIGEFFRQNVISHLAPAIAQSGVPMLDLAANQQGLSAKLAPALSAELAEYGVTIPKFVIENISLPPEVEAALDKRTQMGVLGDLDQFTKFQTATAIGDAAKNPGGAGEGMGLGMGMAMGTQMAQSIQAANQAAPAPAAQAGPPPLPVTDELWYYAAGSQQAGPVTPEALAQQVAAGQVGRDTLVWKQGMAAWTAAGQVPQLAGLFTAPPPLPPTAAPVPGA, encoded by the coding sequence ATGGGATTCGCGGACAAGCTGCGCGGCCAGTTCATCGACATCGTCGAGTTCCTCGACGACTCGCGGGACACGATCGTCTGGCGCTTCCCGCGCCAGGGCAACGAGATCAAGAACCAGGCCCAGCTGATCGTCCGTGAGGGGCAGGTCGCGGTCTTCGAGAGCGAGGGCCAGATCGCCGACGTGTTCGGCCCCGGCCACTACACGCTCGAGACGAAGAACCTGCCGATCCTCTCGACCCTCAAGGGCTGGAAGTACGGCTTCAACTCCCCGTTCAAGGCCGAGGTGTACTTCGTCGCGACCCGGCAGTTCACGGACTTCACGTGGGGCACGCAGCACCCGATCACCCTGCGCGACCCCGAGTTCGGCATGGTCCGGCTGCGGGCGTTCGGCACGTACGCGCTGCAGGTGAGCGACCCGTCCGCGCTGCTGCGTCAGCTCGTCGGCACGGACTCGAACTTCCGCACCGACGAGATCGGCGAGTTCTTCCGCCAGAACGTCATCTCCCACCTCGCGCCGGCCATCGCGCAGTCGGGTGTCCCGATGCTCGACCTCGCCGCGAACCAGCAGGGCCTGTCCGCGAAGCTCGCACCCGCGCTGTCCGCCGAGCTCGCCGAGTACGGCGTGACCATCCCGAAGTTCGTCATCGAGAACATCTCGCTGCCGCCCGAGGTCGAGGCCGCGCTCGACAAGCGCACCCAGATGGGCGTGCTGGGCGACCTCGACCAGTTCACCAAGTTCCAGACCGCGACCGCGATCGGCGACGCCGCCAAGAACCCGGGCGGCGCGGGCGAGGGCATGGGCCTCGGCATGGGCATGGCGATGGGCACGCAGATGGCCCAGTCCATCCAGGCGGCCAACCAGGCCGCGCCCGCGCCCGCCGCGCAGGCCGGCCCGCCGCCGCTGCCCGTCACCGACGAGCTCTGGTACTACGCCGCGGGCAGCCAGCAGGCCGGCCCGGTGACGCCCGAGGCGCTCGCGCAGCAGGTCGCCGCCGGGCAGGTGGGCCGCGACACGCTCGTCTGGAAGCAGGGCATGGCCGCGTGGACCGCGGCGGGCCAGGTGCCGCAGCTCGCCGGCCTGTTCACCGCGCCGCCGCCGCTGCCGCCCACGGCCGCACCGGTGCCGGGGGCCTGA
- the purN gene encoding phosphoribosylglycinamide formyltransferase produces the protein MPQPTDSPRPRIAILASGTGSTAAAIMDAAGDTVAAEVALVISNNSGSGALAHARERGVPTRHLSGATHPDPAVLDAAMLHALVESGAQLVVLAGYMKKLGPRTLSAFPGLVVNTHPALLPAYGGQGMYGDRVHAAVLADGARETGASVHVVTPEYDEGPVLAQVTVPVEPGDDVPALRARVQAAEKALLLEWLASRFA, from the coding sequence GTGCCGCAGCCCACCGACAGCCCGCGCCCGCGCATCGCGATCCTCGCCTCCGGGACGGGCTCGACGGCCGCCGCGATCATGGACGCCGCCGGTGACACCGTGGCCGCCGAGGTCGCGCTCGTCATCAGCAACAACAGCGGTTCGGGCGCCCTCGCGCACGCCCGCGAGCGCGGCGTCCCGACGCGCCACCTCTCGGGAGCCACGCACCCCGACCCCGCGGTCCTCGACGCCGCGATGCTCCACGCGCTCGTCGAGTCCGGCGCGCAGCTCGTCGTGCTCGCCGGGTACATGAAGAAGCTCGGCCCGCGCACGCTGTCCGCGTTCCCCGGGCTCGTCGTCAACACGCACCCCGCACTGCTGCCCGCGTACGGCGGGCAGGGCATGTACGGCGACCGCGTGCACGCCGCGGTGCTCGCCGACGGCGCGCGCGAGACCGGCGCGTCCGTGCACGTCGTCACGCCCGAGTACGACGAGGGTCCCGTCCTGGCCCAGGTCACCGTCCCCGTCGAGCCGGGCGACGACGTCCCCGCGCTGCGGGCGCGCGTCCAGGCGGCGGAGAAGGCGCTCCTGCTCGAGTGGCTCGCCTCGCGCTTCGCGTAG